The following coding sequences are from one Diabrotica virgifera virgifera chromosome 2, PGI_DIABVI_V3a window:
- the LOC126879469 gene encoding uncharacterized protein LOC126879469: MPTTIVARERLLNIAQMREERFTLGEICTNFADNFNALVWCAMRLLIKNSILCNLCNISKNLIKRNSLSDGYIWKCNGCGQRTSVRDGSFFSKSLLPLKKMIVIIYGFANDFPQTQIKIESGVGSPTIVDWCNFCREVCTRYLQEHPVEIGGFDENGQPITVEIDESYFFPRKYNRGAYRPGRWIFGAVERNSGKLFVIPVAAKSEEILLPIISRMILPGSIIVSDGWRAYTNIGRLEGGVYEHRVVIHQQNFVDPDDDSVHTQTIESVWMRAKKKLRRQCGTSRDLFESYLDEFQWRERIKNRDRFVEFLICLQEQFVV, from the exons atgcctaCAACTATTGTAGCACGTGAAAGACTTTTGAACATAGCGCAAATGCGGGAAGAGCGATTCACGTTAGGGGAAATATGTACAAATTTTGCGGATAATTTTAACGCATTAGTGTGGTGCGCGATGCGGttactaattaaaaatagcaTTCTGTGCAATCTATGCAATATTAGTAAGAACTTAATTAAGCGAAATTCCTTGTCGGACGGATACATCTGGAAGTGTAATGGATGTGGTCAGCGTACTTCGGTAAGAGATGGTTCGTTCTTCTCCAAAAGCCTGCTACCGTTGAAGAAAATGATAGTCATCATTTATGGCTTTGCAAATGACTTCCCACAAACCCAGATCAAGATTGAATCTGGGGTTGGAAGTCCCACTATTGTCGACTGGTGCAATTTCTGTCGAGAAGTGTGCACCAGATATTTGCAAGAGCACCCTGTGGAAATTGGAGGATTCGATGAAAATGGTCAACCCATTACGGTAGAAATTGATGAATCCTACTTCTTCCCCAGGAAGTACAATAGAGGTGCTTATAGGCCCGGACGCTGGATTTTTGGTGCTGTGGAGAGGAATAGTGGCAAATTATTCGTGATACCGGTGGCAGCAAAAAGCGAGGAAATACTATTGCCCATCATATCCAG AATGATTTTACCGGGGTCAATAATTGTCTCTGATGGATGGAGAGCGTATACCAATATCGGTCGCTTAGAAGGAGGGGTGTATGAACACAGGGTTGTGATTCATCAGCAAAATTTTGTAGACCCTGATGATGATAGTGTTCATACACAGACCATTGAAAGTGTGTGGATGCGAGCAAAAAAGAAGCTCCGCAGGCAATGCGGAACTTCTAGAGATTTGTTCGAATCATATCTGGACGAATTTCAATGGAGAGAGCGGATAAAAAACAGGGACAGATTCGTAGAGTTTTTAATTTGTCTACAAGAACAGTTCGTAGTTTAG
- the LOC114332937 gene encoding phosphate carrier protein, mitochondrial, with the protein MFSAFFNKASCQALPENQTLPQPVDDSPRALVKSLVAGRQIAAAAAAEGDSCEFGSAHYFALCGLGGILSCGITHTAVVPLDLVKCRIQVDPAKYKSVFNGFKVTLAEDGTRGLAKGWAPTFFGYSAQGLCKFGLYEVFKVMYGDMIGEENAYLYRTWLYLSASATAEFFADIALSPMEAAKVKIQTTPGFANTLREAWPRIYREEGLNGFYKSLVPLWMRQIPYTMMKFACFERTVELLYKYVVPKPRADCTKGEQLIVTFAAGYIAGVFCAIVSHPADTVVSKLNQEKGSTALEAAKKLGMAGLWKGLTPRIVMIGTLTALQWFIYDAFKVAMRMPRPPPPEMPESLKKKLEGK; encoded by the exons ATGTTTTCCGCCTTCTTCAACAAGGCCTCTTGCCAGGCTTTACCTGAAAACCAAACTTTACCACAACCAGTTGACGACTCACCAAGGGCATTAGTAAAATCATTGGTAGCTGGAAGACAGATTGCAGCAGCTGCTGCTGCTGAAGGTGACAGTTGTGAATTTGGATCAGCACACTACTTTGCTCTTTGTGGTCTAGGAG GTATCCTCTCATGTGGTATCACTCACACAGCTGTAGTACCACTTGATTTAGTAAAATGCCGTATCCAAGTAGATCCTGCTAAATACAAGAGTGtatttaatggttttaaagtaaccCTTGCTGAAGATGGTACAAGAGGTTTAGCTAAAGGTTGGGCCCCAACCTTCTTTGGTTATTCAGCTCAAGGTCTTTGCAAATTCGGTCTTTATGAAGTTTTCAAAGTAATGTATGGTGATATGATTGGCGAGGAAAATGCCTACCTCTACAGAACTTGGTTGTACTTATCAGCTTCAGCCACTGCTGAATTCTTTGCTGATATTGCCTTATCACCTATGGAAGCTGCTAAAGTCAAAATCCAAACCACACCTGGATTCGCCAACACCCTCCGTGAAGCATGGCCTAGAATATACAGGGAAGAAG gTCTTAATGGTTTCTACAAATCACTTGTTCCTTTGTGGATGAGACAAATCCCATACACCATGATGAAATTCGCATGCTTTGAGCGTACAGTCGAACTTCTCTACAAATATGTAGTACCTAAACCACGTGCTGACTGCACTAAAGGTGAACAATTGATTGTTACATTTGCTGCTGGTTACATTGCAGGTGTATTCTGTGCTATTGTATCACATCCTGCTGATACTGTTGTCAGTAAATTGAACCAAGAAAAGGGATCAACTGCTCTCGAGGCTGCTAAGAAATTGGGAATGGCTGGATTATGGAAGGGGTTGACTCCTAGGATTGTGATGATTGGTACATTAACTGCTTTGCAGTGGTTCATCTATGATGCCTTCAAG gttGCCATGAGAATGCCACGACCACCACCACCAGAAATGCCAGAATCATTAAAGAAGAAGTTGGAGGGCAAATAg